A region of Vigna radiata var. radiata cultivar VC1973A chromosome 6, Vradiata_ver6, whole genome shotgun sequence DNA encodes the following proteins:
- the LOC106763372 gene encoding peroxidase P7 → MNFLQSLLLIVMATLASTFMIPTFAELSPHYYEQVCPEALPIIYSLVKQAILHQKRIGASLLRLHFHDCFVNGCDGSVLLDDTPFFLGEKTAFANLNSIRGFEVVDQIKAAVDKACKRPVVSCADILAVAARDSVAILGGPRYWYQVLLGRRDARNASRDAANANLPAPFFNFQQLLANFQTHGLNLKDLVVLSGGHSIGLARCINFRDRIFNDTNIDPKFAATLRESCPRRGGDNSLAPLDATPSKFDTTYYNALLYKKGLLHSDQELFKGDYSESDSLVKLYSNNPYAFAKDFGVSMIKMGNLKPLTGSKGEIRYNCRKVN, encoded by the exons ATgaattttcttcaatctcttcttctgATCGTTATGGCCACTTTGGCGTCAACATTTATGATCCCTACCTTTGCTGAGCTAAGTCCTCATTATTATGAGCAAGTTTGCCCTGAGGCATTGCCAATCATATACTCACTTGTTAAGCAGGCAATTCTTCATCAAAAACGCATCGGAGCATCCTTGCTGCGTTTGCATTTCCATGACTGCTTTGTTAAT GGCTGTGATGGATCAGTGCTGCTAGATGACACGCCTTTCTTCTTGGGGGAGAAGACTGCATTTGCAAATCTGAATTCAATCAGAGGATTCGAGGTGGTTGATCAAATCAAAGCAGCAGTTGATAAGGCTTGCAAACGTCCTGTAGTATCATGCGCAGATATCTTGGCTGTAGCTGCTCGTGACTCTGTAGCCATA TTGGGTGGTCCACGATATTGGTACCAAGTGTTACTGGGCAGAAGAGATGCAAGAAATGCAAGCAGGGATGCTGCAAATGCCAATCTTCCAGCTCCATTTTTCAACTTCCAACAGCTTCTTGCTAATTTCCAAACTCATGGACTAAACCTCAAGGATTTGGTGGTCCTCTCCGGTGGCCATAGCATTGGATTAGCAAGGTGCATTAATTTCAGGGACAGAATCTTCAATGACACCAATATAGACCCCAAATTTGCAGCAACTTTGCGTGAGTCATGCCCTCGAAGAGGAGGAGACAATAGCTTAGCACCACTTGATGCCACTCCTTCAAAATTTGACACCACCTACTATAACGCTTTGTTGTACAAAAAGGGTCTCCTCCATTCTGATCAAGAGCTGTTCAAGGGTGATTATTCTGAAAGTGACAGTTTGGTGAAACTATACAGCAATAACCCTTATGCTTTTGCCAAAGATTTTGGAGTTTCCATGATTAAGATGGGTAACTTGAAGCCTCTTACAGGGTCCAAAGGAGAGATCAGATACAATTGCAGAAAAGTCAATTAG
- the LOC106763813 gene encoding peroxidase P7, producing the protein MIERLKMGCCNDGIQSLVVFVVIGMVTLIIPVNANLSPHFYDKVCPQALPVIRSVVQRAISREPRIGASLLRLHFHDCFVNGCDGSILLDDTRNFIGEKTAFPNNNSARGFSVVDEIKAAVDKACKRPVVSCADILAIAARDSVAIYGGKQFWYQVLLGRRDARTASRDAANSNLPPPTFSFSQLVSNFQSHGLNVRDLVALSGGHTIGFARCTTFRNRIYNESNIDPKFAASLRNICPRSGGDNNLEKLDATPARADSRYFTDLLQKKGLLHSDQELFKGQGRESDKLVQLYSRSPIAFARDFKASMIKMGNLKPLTGSKGEIRCHCRRVN; encoded by the exons ATGATTGAGAGGTTGAAGATGGGTTGTTGTAATGATGGTATTCAATCATTGGTTGTGTTTGTGGTTATTGGCATGGTGACATTAATCATCCCTGTCAATGCAAACCTCTCTCCTCATTTCTATGATAAAGTTTGCCCTCAGGCATTACCTGTCATAAGGTCAGTCGTTCAAAGAGCTATTAGCAGAGAACCACGCATTGGAGCATCTCTTCTGCGCTTGCATTTCCATGACTGCTTCGTCAAT GGCTGTGATGGATCAATTCTGCTAGACGACACCAGAAACTTCATCGGTGAGAAGACAGCTTTTCCAAATAATAATTCAGCAAGAGGGTTTTCTGTGGTTGATGAAATCAAAGCAGCAGTTGATAAGGCCTGCAAACGCCCTGTGGTGTCATGTGCAGATATTTTAGCCATAGCAGCTCGTGATTCAGTTGCCATT TATGGGGGGAAACAGTTTTGGTACCAAGTGTTGTTGGGTAGAAGAGATGCAAGAACTGCAAGCAGGGATGCTGCAAATTCCAATCTTCCTCCACCAACCTTCAGCTTCTCTCAGCTTGTTTCCAACTTCCAATCTCACGGATTGAATGTGAGGGACCTTGTGGCTCTCTCTGGAGGCCACACCATTGGCTTTGCAAGGTGCACTACCTTCAGAAACAGAATCTACAATGAATCCAACATTGACCCCAAGTTTGCAGCATCTTTGAGGAACATATGTCCTCGAAGTGGTGGAGACAATAACTTAGAAAAATTAGATGCTACTCCTGCAAGAGCTGACAGCAGATACTTCACAGATTTGCTGCAGAAAAAGGGTCTCCTCCATTCTGATCAAGAACTGTTCAAGGGACAAGGCAGAGAAAGTGACAAGCTGGTGCAGCTATACAGTAGAAGCCCTATAGCTTTTGCTAGAGATTTCAAAGCTTCAATGATAAAAATGGGTAACTTGAAGCCTCTTACTGGGAGTAAGGGAGAGATCAGATGTCACTGCAGAAGGGTCAATTAG
- the LOC106763911 gene encoding biogenesis of lysosome-related organelles complex 1 subunit 1, with product MNGKGSVGMEGEPKGLEASLHHLLELHHHKSLVLTQRTEKAKKDAIRKTERVSDLLVEAVNGGVHESFINQKRIELEIRALAATITRFMKQTDQWLATTHALNTALKEIGDFENWMKIMEYDCKNITTAIQNIHQE from the exons ATGAATGGAAAAGGGTCTGTGGGAATGGAGGGAGAACCAAAAGGGTTAGAAGCTTCACTGCACCATTTGCTCGAACTCCACCATCATAAATCTCTTGTCCTTACCCAACGCACAG AGAAAGCCAAGAAGGACGCCATCAGGAAAACCGAGCGCGTTTCTGATCTGTTGGTGGAAGCAGTCAATGGCGGGGTGCACGAGTCCTTCATCAACCAGAAGCGAATTGAGCTCGAAATTCGAGCCCTTGCTGCCACCATCACAAGGTTCATGAAGCAAACTGATCAGTGGCTCGCTACCACTCATGCCCTCAACACTGCTCTCAAG GAAATTGGAGACTTTGAGAACTGGATGAAGATCATGGAATATGATTGTAAAAATATCACCACAGCTATACAGAATATTCACCAAGAGTGA
- the LOC106764062 gene encoding cationic peroxidase 1, which produces MAFHSYGHSFSFSILFCMFAMVTSQLTSSCYESTCPQALSIIRSSVISAVAKEHRMGASLLRLHFHDCFVNGCDASVLLDDTSSFTGEKSAGANVNSLRGFEVIDDIKTKVEAVCPGVVSCADIVAVAARDSVVALGGPSWNVGLGRRDSTTASKDAATKDIPSPLMDLSALISAFANKGFNTKEMVALAGAHTTGLARCQLFRGRVYNETSIESNFATSLKSNCPSTGGDTNLSPLDVTTSVLFDNAYFKNLINQKGLLHSDQQLFSGGSTDSQVTTYSNDPSAFYADFASAMVKMGNLSPLTGKSGQIRTNCHKVN; this is translated from the exons ATGGCATTTCATTCTTATGGTCatagtttttctttctccattttgtttTGCATGTTTGCCATGGTTACTTCTCAGCTAACTTCAAGTTGCTATGAATCAACGTGTCCCCAAGCCCTCTCCATCATCAGATCCTCGGTTATCAGTGCAGTTGCAAAAGAGCATCGCATGGGAGCCTCATTGCTCCGTCTTCATTTCCATGACTGTTTCGTCAAT GGATGTGACGCTTCTGTTCTGTTAGATGACACTTCAAGCTTTACTGGAGAAAAATCAGCTGGTGCAAATGTGAATTCTTTGAGAGGTTTTGAAGTAATTGATGACATCAAAACTAAAGTGGAGGCTGTATGTCCCGGAGTTGTTTCTTGTGCAGATATTGTAGCTGTTGCTGCTCGTGATTCTGTTGTTGCA TTGGGAGGTCCATCTTGGAATGTTGGGTTAGGCAGAAGAGATTCAACCACAGCAAGTAAAGATGCTGCCACTAAGGATATTCCATCCCCACTTATGGATCTTAGTGCCCTTATATCTGCTTTTGCAAACAAGGGATTTAACACCAAGGAAATGGTAGCACTGGCAG GAGCTCATACAACAGGGCTAGCCAGGTGTCAGCTGTTTAGAGGCAGGGTTTATAATGAAACAAGCATTGAGTCAAACTTTGCAACATCACTCAAGTCAAACTGTCCAAGCACTGGTGGAGACACCAACCTTTCCCCACTTGATGTCACCACAAGTGTTCTATTTGACAATGCTTATTTCAAGAATCTCATCAACCAAAAGGGGCTTCTGCATTCTGATCAACAGTTGTTTAGTGGTGGTTCTACAGATTCTCAGGTCACTACCTATAGCAATGACCCTTCAGCTTTCTATGCAGACTTTGCTAGTGCCATGGTCAAAATGGGAAACCTTAGCCCCTTAACAGGGAAAAGTGGCCAAATTCGTACTAATTGCCACAAGGTTAATTAA